A window from Osmia lignaria lignaria isolate PbOS001 chromosome 8, iyOsmLign1, whole genome shotgun sequence encodes these proteins:
- the LOC117610941 gene encoding uncharacterized protein LOC117610941, which yields MLHFRMILLLLISGIGITTGEIKFTPLNDASVFIEKQGKAHLFYTHWKLIVMADCNEPTLRISEVEYMLNVTKKACSDVCLEAKEILMLEHKLSKVKEENIRLKIFLGIRNKRGLLNFVGSVSKNLFGTLDEDDLKLINQNMDKLFEQQNVMSNAILNQTHIIKTLLKEANSDTMFKLHRENFVLYHSAIDKINNNSRNIYMNSQLIAISVLITEIENDVRNFMDAMTLGRSGIVNPSIVKPKEFVQRLEALQRSEFKRYSIDLKEENYQILISISSFTISIVNHKIAYVFEIPLIDEQEWEIKRLYPIPTTRDNIIYTIPVIPHNTALETNSQIILSSQREIEKFKRYNKLRICKQKSASHPISSSKKCESEILQLAPDILKICPTGTYYMSEELTYIELESGKFIVIPRGEVEIQTLCKEHSTITIRKAHIVESDESCILTSTNSMIKIGKVDREYTYETRIKYIVKSYDGR from the coding sequence ATGCTACATTTCAGGATGATTCTGTTATTACTTATCTCTGGGATTGGCATAACCACGGGCGAAATCAAATTCACCCCGCTAAATGATGCATCTGTTTTCATTGAAAAACAAGGTAAAGCGCACTTGTTTTACACTCACTGGAAACTTATCGTCATGGCAGATTGTAACGAACCCACGTTACGAATATCCGAAGTAGAATACATGTTAAATGTTACTAAAAAAGCTTGTAGTGATGTATGTTTAGAAGCTAAGGAAATATTAATGTTAGAACATAAGTTATCAaaggtaaaagaagaaaatattaggCTTAAGATATTCCTAGGTATTAGAAACAAGCGtggattattaaattttgtcGGTTCGGTATCTAAAAATTTATTCGGCACATTAGATGAAGACGATTTGAAGCTCATTAATCAAAATATGGATAAGTTGTTCGAACAACAAAATGTGATGTCAAACGCGATTTTAAATCAAACGCATATAATTAAAACTTTATTGAAAGAAGCTAATTCCGATACCATGTTTAAATTACACCGAGAAAATTTTGTGTTATACCACAGTGCAATTGACAAAATCAACAATAACTCACGTAATATCTATATGAACTCGCAATTGATAGCTATATCCGTATTAATCACTGAAATCGAGAATGACGTCAGAAATTTCATGGACGCAATGACATTGGGACGATCCGGAATAGTTAATCCATCTATTGTAAAACCAAAGGAATTTGTGCAAAGACTAGAGGCGCTACAACGTTCAGAATTCAAAAGGTATTCGATAGATTTGAAAGAAGAGAATTATCAAATTCTTATCAGTATTAGTAGTTTCACTATCTCAATAGTAAACCATAAAATAGCATACGTCTTCGAAATTCCTTTGATTGATGAGCAAGAATGGGAAATTAAACGATTATATCCTATCCCAACAACTCGCGATAATATTATATACACAATACCTGTCATACCTCACAACACTGCTCTCGAAACCAACTCGCAAATAATTCTCAGCTCCCAaagggaaattgaaaaatttaaacgaTATAACAAACTACGAATTTGTAAGCAAAAATCGGCTAGTCACCCAATAAGCTCCAGTAAAAAATGCGAATCAGAAATATTGCAGTTGGCAcctgatattttaaaaatttgtccAACAGGCACGTATTATATGAGTGAAGAATTAACCTATATTGAATTAGAAAGCGGCAAATTCATCGTGATTCCCAGAGGCGAAGTTGAGATCCAAACACTTTGTAAAGAACATTCGACCATTACTATTAGAAAGGCACATATTGTAGAATCTGACGAATCCTGTATATTAACCAGTACAAACAGTATGATTAAAATTGGAAAGGTTGACCGAGAATACACGTACGAAACGCGAATAAAATACATAGTTAAATCTTACGATGGAAGATAG